In the Juglans microcarpa x Juglans regia isolate MS1-56 chromosome 6D, Jm3101_v1.0, whole genome shotgun sequence genome, one interval contains:
- the LOC121234235 gene encoding mitochondrial substrate carrier family protein E isoform X4 codes for MFLVSEPKEHTTNGTSPLGCRWIKRGITPGITGSLATGATYFGIIESTKKWIEESHPGLSGHLAHFIAGAAGDTLGSFVYVPCEVIKQRMQVQGTITSWSSVSMKDSISFKPGMQMYGYYTGIFQAGCSIWKEQGLKGLYAGYWSTLARDVPFAGLMVMSYEALKDVREYGKQRWIPNPKYHVNSSLEGLLLGGLAGGFSAYLTTPLDVIKTRLQVQGSTARYNGWFDAIRTVWMTEGIKGMFRGSVPRIAWYIPASALTFMAVEFLRDHFNDGQNNDNSQKVANLSIDKNGSYLQKVV; via the exons ATGTTCTTAGTTTCAGAACCAAAAGAACATACTACAAATGGTACGAGCCCTCTGGGTTGCAGATGGATTAAAAG AGGTATAACTCCTGGAATTACTGGGTCTCTTGCAACTGGGGCAACATACTTCGGTATCATAGAGTCTACCAAAAAGTGGATTGAAGAGTCACATCCTGGCCTTAGCGGCCACTTGGCACATTTCATTGCTGGAGCTGCTG GAGATACACTTGGTTCTTTTGTTTATGTTCCTTGTGAAGTGATAAAGCAACGCATGCAGGTTCAAGGCACAATAACATCTTGGAGTTCTGTTTCCATGAAAGATAGCATCTCTTTTAAGCCTGGTATGCAAATGTATGGTTATTATACAGGAATCTTCCAGGCTGGCTGTTCAATATGGAAGGAGCAGGGGCTAAAGGGACTATATGCAGG GTACTGGTCTACACTTGCAAGGGATGTGCCTTTT GCCGGTCTGATG GTTATGTCTTATGAAGCCTTGAAAGATGTCAGAGAGTATGGAAAGCAACGATGGATACCCAATCCAAAATACCATGTTAATAGTTCACTGGAGGGACTTTTATTAGGAGGGTTAGCTGGTG GTTTTAGTGCTTATCTCACCACTCCCCTGGATGTCATCAAAACAAGGTTGCAAGTTCAAGGATCGACTGCTAG GTACAATGGCTGGTTTGATGCGATTCGGACCGTGTGGATGACTGAAGGCATAAAGGGAATGTTCAGGGGTAGTGTTCCCAGGATTGCATGGTATATACCAGCTTCTGCCCTAACCTTCATGGCTGTTGAATTTCTCAGAGACCACTTTAATGATGGACAAAACAACGATAACTCGCAAAAAGTAGCAAACTTATCAATAGACAAAAACGGATCTTATTTACAAAAAGTGGTCTAG
- the LOC121234235 gene encoding mitochondrial substrate carrier family protein E isoform X5, with translation MVRALWVADGLKGFYRGITPGITGSLATGATYFGIIESTKKWIEESHPGLSGHLAHFIAGAAGDTLGSFVYVPCEVIKQRMQVQGTITSWSSVSMKDSISFKPGMQMYGYYTGIFQAGCSIWKEQGLKGLYAGYWSTLARDVPFAGLMVMSYEALKDVREYGKQRWIPNPKYHVNSSLEGLLLGGLAGGFSAYLTTPLDVIKTRLQVQGSTARYNGWFDAIRTVWMTEGIKGMFRGSVPRIAWYIPASALTFMAVEFLRDHFNDGQNNDNSQKVANLSIDKNGSYLQKVV, from the exons ATGGTACGAGCCCTCTGGGTTGCAGATGGATTAAAAG GCTTTTATAGAGGTATAACTCCTGGAATTACTGGGTCTCTTGCAACTGGGGCAACATACTTCGGTATCATAGAGTCTACCAAAAAGTGGATTGAAGAGTCACATCCTGGCCTTAGCGGCCACTTGGCACATTTCATTGCTGGAGCTGCTG GAGATACACTTGGTTCTTTTGTTTATGTTCCTTGTGAAGTGATAAAGCAACGCATGCAGGTTCAAGGCACAATAACATCTTGGAGTTCTGTTTCCATGAAAGATAGCATCTCTTTTAAGCCTGGTATGCAAATGTATGGTTATTATACAGGAATCTTCCAGGCTGGCTGTTCAATATGGAAGGAGCAGGGGCTAAAGGGACTATATGCAGG GTACTGGTCTACACTTGCAAGGGATGTGCCTTTT GCCGGTCTGATG GTTATGTCTTATGAAGCCTTGAAAGATGTCAGAGAGTATGGAAAGCAACGATGGATACCCAATCCAAAATACCATGTTAATAGTTCACTGGAGGGACTTTTATTAGGAGGGTTAGCTGGTG GTTTTAGTGCTTATCTCACCACTCCCCTGGATGTCATCAAAACAAGGTTGCAAGTTCAAGGATCGACTGCTAG GTACAATGGCTGGTTTGATGCGATTCGGACCGTGTGGATGACTGAAGGCATAAAGGGAATGTTCAGGGGTAGTGTTCCCAGGATTGCATGGTATATACCAGCTTCTGCCCTAACCTTCATGGCTGTTGAATTTCTCAGAGACCACTTTAATGATGGACAAAACAACGATAACTCGCAAAAAGTAGCAAACTTATCAATAGACAAAAACGGATCTTATTTACAAAAAGTGGTCTAG
- the LOC121234235 gene encoding mitochondrial substrate carrier family protein E isoform X2, with amino-acid sequence MWKLQATQLAVRSLEVVILSCDVVWREFVWGAVAGAFGEGMMHPVDTIKTRIQSQAIISGSQFQNQKNILQMVRALWVADGLKGFYRGITPGITGSLATGATYFGIIESTKKWIEESHPGLSGHLAHFIAGAAGDTLGSFVYVPCEVIKQRMQVQGTITSWSSVSMKDSISFKPGMQMYGYYTGIFQAGCSIWKEQGLKGLYAGYWSTLARDVPFAGLMVMSYEALKDVREYGKQRWIPNPKYHVNSSLEGLLLGGLAGGFSAYLTTPLDVIKTRLQVQGSTARYNGWFDAIRTVWMTEGIKGMFRGSVPRIAWYIPASALTFMAVEFLRDHFNDGQNNDNSQKVANLSIDKNGSYLQKVV; translated from the exons GAAGTGGTGATTTTATCTTGTGATGTAGTATGGAGGGAGTTCGTATGGGGAGCTGTTGCTGGGGCTTTTGGAGAAGGAATGATGCATCCAGTTGACACAATAAAGACACGGATTCAAAGTCAAGCTATCATTAGTGGAAGTCAG TTTCAGAACCAAAAGAACATACTACAAATGGTACGAGCCCTCTGGGTTGCAGATGGATTAAAAG GCTTTTATAGAGGTATAACTCCTGGAATTACTGGGTCTCTTGCAACTGGGGCAACATACTTCGGTATCATAGAGTCTACCAAAAAGTGGATTGAAGAGTCACATCCTGGCCTTAGCGGCCACTTGGCACATTTCATTGCTGGAGCTGCTG GAGATACACTTGGTTCTTTTGTTTATGTTCCTTGTGAAGTGATAAAGCAACGCATGCAGGTTCAAGGCACAATAACATCTTGGAGTTCTGTTTCCATGAAAGATAGCATCTCTTTTAAGCCTGGTATGCAAATGTATGGTTATTATACAGGAATCTTCCAGGCTGGCTGTTCAATATGGAAGGAGCAGGGGCTAAAGGGACTATATGCAGG GTACTGGTCTACACTTGCAAGGGATGTGCCTTTT GCCGGTCTGATG GTTATGTCTTATGAAGCCTTGAAAGATGTCAGAGAGTATGGAAAGCAACGATGGATACCCAATCCAAAATACCATGTTAATAGTTCACTGGAGGGACTTTTATTAGGAGGGTTAGCTGGTG GTTTTAGTGCTTATCTCACCACTCCCCTGGATGTCATCAAAACAAGGTTGCAAGTTCAAGGATCGACTGCTAG GTACAATGGCTGGTTTGATGCGATTCGGACCGTGTGGATGACTGAAGGCATAAAGGGAATGTTCAGGGGTAGTGTTCCCAGGATTGCATGGTATATACCAGCTTCTGCCCTAACCTTCATGGCTGTTGAATTTCTCAGAGACCACTTTAATGATGGACAAAACAACGATAACTCGCAAAAAGTAGCAAACTTATCAATAGACAAAAACGGATCTTATTTACAAAAAGTGGTCTAG
- the LOC121234235 gene encoding mitochondrial substrate carrier family protein E isoform X1: MAVQGTTLRDVEASSNTASSPFFVWREFVWGAVAGAFGEGMMHPVDTIKTRIQSQAIISGSQFQNQKNILQMVRALWVADGLKGFYRGITPGITGSLATGATYFGIIESTKKWIEESHPGLSGHLAHFIAGAAGDTLGSFVYVPCEVIKQRMQVQGTITSWSSVSMKDSISFKPGMQMYGYYTGIFQAGCSIWKEQGLKGLYAGYWSTLARDVPFAGLMVMSYEALKDVREYGKQRWIPNPKYHVNSSLEGLLLGGLAGGFSAYLTTPLDVIKTRLQVQGSTARYNGWFDAIRTVWMTEGIKGMFRGSVPRIAWYIPASALTFMAVEFLRDHFNDGQNNDNSQKVANLSIDKNGSYLQKVV; the protein is encoded by the exons TATGGAGGGAGTTCGTATGGGGAGCTGTTGCTGGGGCTTTTGGAGAAGGAATGATGCATCCAGTTGACACAATAAAGACACGGATTCAAAGTCAAGCTATCATTAGTGGAAGTCAG TTTCAGAACCAAAAGAACATACTACAAATGGTACGAGCCCTCTGGGTTGCAGATGGATTAAAAG GCTTTTATAGAGGTATAACTCCTGGAATTACTGGGTCTCTTGCAACTGGGGCAACATACTTCGGTATCATAGAGTCTACCAAAAAGTGGATTGAAGAGTCACATCCTGGCCTTAGCGGCCACTTGGCACATTTCATTGCTGGAGCTGCTG GAGATACACTTGGTTCTTTTGTTTATGTTCCTTGTGAAGTGATAAAGCAACGCATGCAGGTTCAAGGCACAATAACATCTTGGAGTTCTGTTTCCATGAAAGATAGCATCTCTTTTAAGCCTGGTATGCAAATGTATGGTTATTATACAGGAATCTTCCAGGCTGGCTGTTCAATATGGAAGGAGCAGGGGCTAAAGGGACTATATGCAGG GTACTGGTCTACACTTGCAAGGGATGTGCCTTTT GCCGGTCTGATG GTTATGTCTTATGAAGCCTTGAAAGATGTCAGAGAGTATGGAAAGCAACGATGGATACCCAATCCAAAATACCATGTTAATAGTTCACTGGAGGGACTTTTATTAGGAGGGTTAGCTGGTG GTTTTAGTGCTTATCTCACCACTCCCCTGGATGTCATCAAAACAAGGTTGCAAGTTCAAGGATCGACTGCTAG GTACAATGGCTGGTTTGATGCGATTCGGACCGTGTGGATGACTGAAGGCATAAAGGGAATGTTCAGGGGTAGTGTTCCCAGGATTGCATGGTATATACCAGCTTCTGCCCTAACCTTCATGGCTGTTGAATTTCTCAGAGACCACTTTAATGATGGACAAAACAACGATAACTCGCAAAAAGTAGCAAACTTATCAATAGACAAAAACGGATCTTATTTACAAAAAGTGGTCTAG
- the LOC121234235 gene encoding mitochondrial substrate carrier family protein E isoform X3, with translation MAVQGTTLRDVEASSNTASSPFFVWREFVWGAVAGAFGEGMMHPVDTIKTRIQSQAIISGSQNQKNILQMVRALWVADGLKGFYRGITPGITGSLATGATYFGIIESTKKWIEESHPGLSGHLAHFIAGAAGDTLGSFVYVPCEVIKQRMQVQGTITSWSSVSMKDSISFKPGMQMYGYYTGIFQAGCSIWKEQGLKGLYAGYWSTLARDVPFAGLMVMSYEALKDVREYGKQRWIPNPKYHVNSSLEGLLLGGLAGGFSAYLTTPLDVIKTRLQVQGSTARYNGWFDAIRTVWMTEGIKGMFRGSVPRIAWYIPASALTFMAVEFLRDHFNDGQNNDNSQKVANLSIDKNGSYLQKVV, from the exons TATGGAGGGAGTTCGTATGGGGAGCTGTTGCTGGGGCTTTTGGAGAAGGAATGATGCATCCAGTTGACACAATAAAGACACGGATTCAAAGTCAAGCTATCATTAGTGGAAGTCAG AACCAAAAGAACATACTACAAATGGTACGAGCCCTCTGGGTTGCAGATGGATTAAAAG GCTTTTATAGAGGTATAACTCCTGGAATTACTGGGTCTCTTGCAACTGGGGCAACATACTTCGGTATCATAGAGTCTACCAAAAAGTGGATTGAAGAGTCACATCCTGGCCTTAGCGGCCACTTGGCACATTTCATTGCTGGAGCTGCTG GAGATACACTTGGTTCTTTTGTTTATGTTCCTTGTGAAGTGATAAAGCAACGCATGCAGGTTCAAGGCACAATAACATCTTGGAGTTCTGTTTCCATGAAAGATAGCATCTCTTTTAAGCCTGGTATGCAAATGTATGGTTATTATACAGGAATCTTCCAGGCTGGCTGTTCAATATGGAAGGAGCAGGGGCTAAAGGGACTATATGCAGG GTACTGGTCTACACTTGCAAGGGATGTGCCTTTT GCCGGTCTGATG GTTATGTCTTATGAAGCCTTGAAAGATGTCAGAGAGTATGGAAAGCAACGATGGATACCCAATCCAAAATACCATGTTAATAGTTCACTGGAGGGACTTTTATTAGGAGGGTTAGCTGGTG GTTTTAGTGCTTATCTCACCACTCCCCTGGATGTCATCAAAACAAGGTTGCAAGTTCAAGGATCGACTGCTAG GTACAATGGCTGGTTTGATGCGATTCGGACCGTGTGGATGACTGAAGGCATAAAGGGAATGTTCAGGGGTAGTGTTCCCAGGATTGCATGGTATATACCAGCTTCTGCCCTAACCTTCATGGCTGTTGAATTTCTCAGAGACCACTTTAATGATGGACAAAACAACGATAACTCGCAAAAAGTAGCAAACTTATCAATAGACAAAAACGGATCTTATTTACAAAAAGTGGTCTAG